One part of the Rhodococcus oxybenzonivorans genome encodes these proteins:
- a CDS encoding ABC transporter substrate-binding protein, whose product MLHPRLARTLAAAAALLTFAGLTVACSSDKTVTTADGKTVLRYEGTTGQVSFSELAADLGYYQKVELNWIGDSTSGPQSIQNAATGQTDFGGAFNGAVLKLAAADSPVTSVVGYYGSDKETFNGYYVLEDSPIRTARDLIGKKVGMNTLGAHHEFLVREWLAREGLTPDEIKQVELTVVPPVNTEQALRQGQIDVGTLGSVFRDKAVEKGGIRALFTDESIFGSFTYGSLLFRNDFIAKNQEAVADFVQGTARAIRWTQTTPRDQVIAKYKEIITERGRNENTDLVDYWRSPGVAGPGGVITDKEIQTWIDWLVRNGELEDGKLTPADVYTNEYNPYANGTYPADSGPDGQALATK is encoded by the coding sequence ATGCTTCATCCACGTCTGGCGCGGACTCTGGCCGCCGCGGCCGCCCTGCTCACCTTCGCCGGCCTCACCGTCGCCTGCTCGAGCGACAAGACCGTCACGACCGCCGACGGTAAGACCGTCCTGCGCTACGAGGGAACCACCGGCCAGGTCTCCTTCTCGGAATTGGCGGCCGACCTGGGTTACTACCAGAAGGTCGAGCTGAACTGGATCGGCGACAGCACCAGTGGGCCCCAGAGCATCCAGAACGCCGCAACGGGACAGACCGATTTCGGTGGGGCGTTCAACGGGGCGGTACTGAAGCTGGCCGCCGCGGATTCACCCGTCACCTCGGTCGTCGGTTACTACGGCTCCGACAAAGAGACGTTCAACGGATACTACGTGCTCGAGGACAGCCCGATTCGCACCGCCCGAGATCTCATCGGCAAGAAAGTCGGGATGAATACCCTCGGCGCGCACCACGAATTTCTGGTCCGTGAATGGCTGGCGCGAGAAGGGCTCACTCCGGACGAGATCAAGCAGGTGGAGCTCACTGTCGTACCCCCGGTGAACACCGAACAGGCACTGCGACAGGGACAGATCGATGTCGGCACACTCGGGAGCGTGTTCCGCGACAAGGCCGTGGAGAAGGGCGGCATCCGCGCGCTGTTCACCGACGAGTCGATCTTCGGTTCGTTCACGTACGGCTCGCTGCTGTTCCGCAACGACTTCATCGCAAAGAACCAGGAGGCAGTGGCCGACTTCGTGCAGGGCACGGCCCGGGCGATCCGCTGGACGCAGACCACGCCCCGCGATCAGGTGATCGCGAAGTACAAGGAGATCATCACCGAGCGCGGACGCAACGAGAACACCGACCTCGTCGACTACTGGAGGTCGCCCGGTGTCGCCGGCCCCGGTGGAGTGATCACCGACAAGGAAATCCAGACCTGGATCGACTGGCTCGTGCGTAATGGAGAACTCGAGGACGGCAAGCTCACGCCGGCCGATGTGTACACGAACGAGTACAACCCCTACGCCAACGGCACGTATCCGGCGGACAGCGGTCCGGACGGGCAGGCCCTGGCCACGAAATGA
- a CDS encoding ABC transporter ATP-binding protein has protein sequence MSTTASDRGQVTPPKLRLEHVTKQFDVRGTKDKFTAIADIAIDLAAGEFLVLVGPSGCGKSTLLDLLGGLSTPTSGRILLDGKPVTGPGLDRGIVFQQYALLPWRTARHNIEFGLEAKGLPKKERRSLAEHYLELVGLHGFGDRYPHELSGGMKQRVAIARSLAFDPEVLLMDEPFAALDAQTRESLQDELLRIWKATGKTILFITHGIDEAIYLGQRVAVLTSRPGRVKTFVDIDIDRSGEDVRSNEQFRQYRHKIWTLLHGEVERAQVIEKEEAHV, from the coding sequence ATGAGCACGACCGCTTCGGACCGAGGTCAGGTCACACCCCCCAAACTCCGCCTCGAACACGTCACCAAACAATTCGACGTGCGTGGGACGAAGGACAAGTTCACCGCGATCGCAGACATCGCCATCGACCTCGCCGCCGGTGAGTTCCTCGTCCTCGTCGGACCCAGCGGTTGCGGAAAGTCGACGCTGCTGGACCTTCTCGGAGGTTTGAGCACACCGACCTCGGGCCGCATTCTCCTCGACGGAAAGCCGGTGACGGGGCCGGGACTCGACAGAGGCATCGTCTTCCAGCAGTACGCGCTTCTCCCATGGCGCACCGCGCGGCACAACATCGAGTTCGGGTTGGAAGCCAAGGGGCTGCCCAAGAAGGAGCGCCGAAGCCTCGCCGAGCACTACCTCGAGTTGGTGGGCTTGCACGGCTTCGGTGACCGGTATCCGCACGAACTGTCCGGTGGGATGAAGCAGCGTGTCGCAATTGCCCGCAGCCTGGCCTTCGATCCCGAAGTGCTACTGATGGACGAGCCGTTCGCCGCCCTCGACGCGCAGACCCGCGAATCACTCCAGGACGAACTGCTGCGCATCTGGAAGGCAACGGGAAAAACCATCCTGTTCATCACCCACGGCATCGACGAGGCCATCTACCTCGGGCAGCGGGTTGCGGTGTTGACCTCGCGACCCGGACGGGTGAAGACGTTCGTCGACATCGACATCGACCGCAGCGGTGAGGACGTCCGATCCAACGAGCAGTTCCGGCAGTACCGGCACAAGATCTGGACGCTGTTGCACGGTGAAGTGGAGCGAGCACAGGTAATCGAGAAGGAGGAGGCTCATGTCTAG
- a CDS encoding ABC transporter permease produces MSSALATPTDLDEAPVVADPLQTRATSPAPEVRPAAPNAAKRAGAVVGPVAWRILKPSIAIVAFLALWELAPRIGLVDEVFLPPFSTVVEAFLDLAASGELWQHVSASLSRALIGFFVAVAIAIPLGIAIAWYRPVSDFLNPILELFRNTAALALLPVFILILGIGEESKIALVIYACTFPILLNTISGVRTVDPLLIKSASSLGLSPVRLFQKVVLPAAVPTIFTGIRMAAASSILVLIAAEMVGAKAGLGYLITASQFNFQIPNMYAGIVAISVLGLSLNAILVLIERRLSRWRV; encoded by the coding sequence ATGTCTAGCGCACTTGCCACACCGACAGATCTCGACGAGGCACCTGTCGTCGCCGATCCACTGCAGACCCGCGCAACGTCGCCCGCACCGGAGGTCCGGCCGGCGGCACCCAACGCCGCGAAGCGCGCCGGCGCGGTCGTGGGACCGGTCGCCTGGCGAATCCTCAAGCCTTCCATCGCGATCGTCGCGTTTCTCGCGCTGTGGGAGTTGGCGCCCCGAATCGGGTTGGTGGACGAGGTGTTTCTGCCACCGTTCAGTACGGTGGTCGAAGCCTTTCTCGACCTGGCCGCCAGCGGTGAACTGTGGCAGCACGTGTCGGCGAGTCTCTCGCGGGCTCTGATCGGCTTCTTCGTGGCAGTCGCGATCGCGATCCCGCTGGGTATCGCGATCGCCTGGTACCGGCCGGTGTCGGACTTCCTGAACCCCATTCTCGAACTCTTCCGCAACACGGCCGCGCTGGCCCTGCTACCCGTCTTCATCCTGATCCTCGGCATCGGTGAGGAGTCGAAGATCGCGCTGGTGATCTACGCCTGCACCTTCCCCATTCTCCTCAACACGATTTCCGGTGTGCGCACCGTCGATCCGCTGTTGATCAAATCGGCTTCGTCGCTGGGATTGTCGCCGGTGCGCCTGTTCCAGAAGGTGGTGCTGCCCGCCGCTGTTCCCACCATCTTCACCGGTATCCGCATGGCGGCGGCATCCTCCATTCTCGTGCTGATCGCGGCTGAAATGGTGGGCGCCAAGGCCGGGCTCGGCTATCTGATCACCGCCTCCCAGTTCAACTTCCAGATCCCCAACATGTACGCGGGCATCGTCGCGATCTCTGTTCTCGGGCTGTCCCTCAACGCGATTCTCGTGTTGATCGAACGCAGGTTGTCGCGCTGGCGGGTCTGA
- a CDS encoding LLM class flavin-dependent oxidoreductase, producing MSQGSQHFHLNAFLMGVGHHEAAWRHPRTEAHRVLDVKHFQELGRIAERGKLDSVFFADTLAIGPRLEHNTQAIFEPVTLLSAIAVATEHVGLIATASTSYGDPYSLARKFTSLDHISGGRAGWNIVTSAGADEAANFGVDGIPAHSGRYERAAEFVDVALALWDSWEDDAVVLDPDTGLFADPAKVHTIDHDGPRFQVKGPLNSPRSAQGRPLLVQAGSSESGKEFAARHAEAVFTAQRTLAQGQEFYRDLKAGVVKYGRNAGDLKVLPGIVPFIADTQEEAEALERSFTDLISPAYSLRQLSTMLGVDLTEHSLDAPLPPLPPLNEIQGNKSRYQLVKDLAEDGSLTVRQLIGLLGGGRGHRTFAGTPEQVADELQIWFEQGAADGFNIMPPYLPGGLDDFVDQVVPILQDRGLFRTEYTSTTLRGHYGLGEVGNRFAPGDALGGAIGEASA from the coding sequence ATGTCACAAGGTTCCCAGCACTTCCATCTCAATGCCTTTCTCATGGGCGTGGGTCACCACGAGGCGGCGTGGCGGCATCCACGCACGGAGGCCCACCGGGTTCTGGACGTGAAGCACTTCCAGGAACTCGGGCGGATCGCGGAACGCGGCAAACTCGACTCCGTGTTCTTCGCCGACACCCTGGCAATCGGTCCGCGGCTCGAGCACAACACGCAGGCGATCTTCGAACCCGTCACGCTGCTGTCGGCCATCGCCGTCGCCACCGAACACGTGGGACTGATCGCCACGGCGTCGACGAGTTACGGCGACCCCTACAGCTTGGCGCGGAAGTTCACCTCTCTCGACCACATCAGCGGTGGCCGGGCGGGGTGGAACATCGTGACCTCGGCGGGCGCGGACGAGGCGGCGAACTTCGGCGTCGACGGGATCCCGGCGCACAGCGGAAGATACGAACGCGCAGCGGAATTCGTCGACGTGGCACTTGCGCTGTGGGACAGCTGGGAAGACGACGCCGTGGTGCTCGACCCGGACACCGGCCTGTTCGCCGACCCGGCAAAGGTCCACACGATCGACCACGATGGACCCCGCTTCCAGGTCAAGGGGCCGCTGAACTCCCCACGATCGGCGCAGGGGCGACCACTGCTGGTACAGGCCGGTTCTTCGGAGAGCGGTAAAGAGTTCGCCGCCCGGCACGCAGAGGCGGTCTTCACTGCGCAACGCACCCTCGCGCAAGGGCAGGAGTTCTACCGGGACCTGAAGGCGGGGGTGGTGAAGTACGGCCGCAATGCCGGCGATCTGAAGGTGCTGCCGGGTATCGTCCCGTTCATCGCAGACACCCAGGAGGAGGCGGAGGCGCTCGAACGGTCCTTCACCGACCTGATTTCACCCGCGTACTCGCTGCGTCAGCTGTCCACGATGCTCGGCGTCGACCTCACCGAGCATTCCCTCGACGCCCCGCTCCCACCCTTGCCACCGCTCAACGAGATTCAGGGGAACAAGAGCCGGTACCAGCTGGTCAAGGATCTTGCCGAAGACGGCTCGCTCACCGTGCGGCAACTGATCGGACTCCTCGGCGGCGGGCGTGGACACCGCACATTCGCCGGAACCCCCGAGCAGGTGGCGGACGAGTTGCAGATCTGGTTCGAACAGGGTGCGGCGGACGGCTTCAACATCATGCCGCCGTACTTGCCGGGAGGTCTCGACGACTTCGTCGATCAGGTGGTTCCCATTCTCCAGGACCGCGGACTGTTTCGCACCGAGTACACCTCGACGACGTTGCGCGGTCACTATGGACTGGGCGAGGTCGGCAACCGGTTCGCACCCGGTGACGCGCTGGGCGGTGCCATCGGCGAAGCGAGCGCATGA
- a CDS encoding MFS transporter, with the protein MSGPTGLKPFVTTVFVPAAIFGIGQGAAAPVMALTARDLGASVAVAGLIVAVVGLGAVLGDLPAGRIVARFGERRSIIGGSSAVALGVLICLFAPTPGVLGLGALLTGLANAVWGLARQSYLAEAVPLGLRARAMSSFAAMWRLGFFVGPLLGAAVILVVGTRGGFVVQLVGVVLSGWLMSRVPDPPSRTDGPLKSHATLPSILRGHRKLLSTLGAGSLLMGAGRASREAVLPLWAAHLGLDAAQVSLVFGAGAAVDLLCSYPAGHFMDRYGRRFIAVPSLLVIGVSYLALPFSHDLVSIGAVAVLMGIGNGLGNGVIMTLGADIAPPAIRAEFLAAWRLTHDTGMFAGPLGVGALAAVVPLGFAVGAIGGAALVGASLLFRFIPVYSPWPPRPSRDPGSVALEKQGT; encoded by the coding sequence ATGAGCGGTCCGACCGGCCTCAAACCCTTTGTCACCACGGTCTTCGTCCCGGCCGCAATCTTCGGGATCGGCCAGGGCGCCGCGGCGCCGGTCATGGCCCTCACTGCACGCGATCTAGGTGCGTCGGTGGCGGTGGCGGGGCTGATCGTGGCGGTCGTCGGGCTCGGCGCCGTGCTCGGTGATCTGCCGGCCGGGCGGATCGTAGCCAGGTTCGGCGAGCGGCGGTCGATCATCGGGGGCAGCTCGGCCGTCGCCCTCGGCGTCCTGATCTGCTTGTTTGCGCCGACGCCGGGAGTTCTGGGTCTCGGCGCCCTGCTGACCGGGCTCGCCAACGCAGTATGGGGCCTGGCCCGGCAGAGCTATCTGGCCGAGGCCGTGCCGCTCGGGCTGAGGGCACGTGCCATGTCGTCGTTTGCGGCGATGTGGCGGCTCGGCTTCTTCGTCGGCCCGCTTCTCGGTGCCGCCGTGATCCTCGTCGTCGGCACGCGCGGCGGGTTCGTCGTCCAACTTGTCGGTGTCGTGTTGTCGGGGTGGCTGATGTCCCGCGTCCCCGATCCACCGAGTCGCACGGATGGCCCGTTGAAGTCGCATGCCACGCTGCCCTCGATTCTGCGGGGGCACCGAAAGCTGTTGTCCACCCTTGGCGCCGGCTCGCTGCTGATGGGTGCGGGGCGAGCGTCTCGGGAAGCGGTGCTGCCGCTGTGGGCCGCCCACCTGGGACTCGACGCCGCCCAGGTGAGCCTGGTGTTCGGTGCCGGAGCGGCCGTCGACCTGCTGTGTTCGTATCCGGCCGGCCACTTCATGGACCGGTACGGCCGGAGATTCATCGCCGTACCCTCCCTGCTGGTGATCGGGGTGTCGTACCTGGCGTTGCCGTTCTCACACGATCTGGTGTCGATCGGTGCGGTCGCCGTCCTCATGGGGATCGGCAACGGACTCGGCAACGGCGTCATCATGACGCTCGGGGCCGACATCGCCCCACCCGCGATCCGCGCCGAATTCCTCGCCGCCTGGCGACTGACCCACGACACCGGTATGTTCGCCGGGCCGTTGGGGGTGGGTGCGCTGGCCGCGGTGGTCCCGCTCGGGTTCGCCGTCGGTGCGATCGGCGGGGCTGCGCTGGTCGGTGCGAGCCTGCTGTTTCGCTTCATTCCCGTGTACTCGCCGTGGCCGCCTCGACCGAGCCGCGATCCGGGCTCCGTCGCCCTCGAGAAACAAGGGACCTAG
- a CDS encoding ABC transporter permease encodes MRELALAQARAHAGRYVASILAVVIAVGYIVATLTLNSTVGTGIDNSLAVQYQGTDAVASGPGARAADLARIPGVAATTDDVSASVRVDSAIDGKSYGDAVSIADDSVLRWQQVSDGELPRGLGEALVSKDAGIPVGSEITVTALDASDGVTTSVRVVGLVDLSGTAQRMRGTTVFATPAQLIQWAGEAATHEVRIAGDGSLSQRELATRIREALPADSTVTTGAAATKDAAGQYLGQAEVLSTILLSFGAIAVVVAALVIANTFAVLLAARTQELALLRCVGATASQVRRSIRTEAAAVGIIASVLGAGVGIALAWVVGRVATAADAPIPLSMLHVDPLSVALGVAVGIVMTMVAASAPGRAATRLSPLAALQPMDAKPESARMSLGRRVLGLVMLAAGIAMTVVGVLVQQVPAATVGGLLSFLGIAALSTTMVPALISRTGIVLARLAGPVGELAAGNAGRNPRRTAATVTALLIGVALTSTLVVGIATVKSSAPAAMDEQFPVDVMVSSAGNRGLPPALGPRITATTGVSGVSALERADLVIDGRGELEAFGVSGSAAQSVLRTPITLPSPGRLVLSPAGLRDNGLSPGDTATVRGDRGDVTVTVVEGRDGQPALLDHTDMAVSASSPVIDAYWIRLSEGNSDDQSLAATDQVTELARELAPGSEVQGMIAMRGAIDSVFDTMLMVVAGLLSVAVLIALIGVGNTMALSVLERRRESGLLRALGLTRKGVRAMLIWEALLVAGVASGMGVVFGLVFGTAGTASVFGYDDVVLSGIPWVQLFAIVLIGGVCGMIAALLPARRAGAISPVSAMAG; translated from the coding sequence ATGAGGGAGCTGGCTTTGGCGCAGGCCCGGGCGCACGCGGGCCGGTATGTGGCCTCGATTCTCGCGGTGGTCATCGCCGTCGGGTACATCGTGGCGACGCTGACCTTGAACTCCACCGTCGGCACCGGAATCGACAACTCGCTCGCCGTGCAGTATCAGGGCACCGACGCGGTCGCTTCCGGGCCGGGCGCCAGGGCGGCCGACCTCGCCCGGATCCCCGGCGTCGCCGCGACAACCGATGACGTGAGCGCCTCTGTCCGTGTCGATTCCGCGATCGACGGAAAGTCCTACGGTGACGCCGTGTCGATCGCGGACGACAGTGTGTTGCGGTGGCAGCAGGTCTCCGACGGAGAACTGCCCAGGGGACTCGGCGAGGCGCTGGTGAGTAAGGACGCCGGAATCCCTGTCGGCTCGGAGATCACGGTGACCGCACTCGACGCGAGCGACGGTGTGACCACCAGTGTGCGCGTCGTCGGGCTGGTCGACCTCTCCGGAACAGCGCAGCGAATGCGCGGCACCACGGTCTTCGCGACACCTGCCCAGCTGATTCAGTGGGCCGGTGAGGCCGCCACCCACGAGGTACGCATCGCCGGTGACGGGTCCCTGTCACAGCGGGAGCTGGCCACCCGTATCCGCGAGGCCCTGCCCGCCGACTCGACCGTGACTACCGGAGCCGCAGCTACGAAAGACGCTGCAGGACAGTATCTCGGCCAGGCCGAGGTACTGAGTACCATCCTCCTGTCCTTCGGCGCCATCGCGGTCGTTGTCGCGGCGCTCGTGATCGCCAATACCTTCGCAGTGCTGCTCGCGGCGCGGACCCAGGAGCTTGCGCTCCTGCGCTGTGTCGGTGCAACCGCATCACAGGTGCGCCGCAGTATCCGGACGGAGGCGGCCGCAGTAGGGATCATCGCGTCCGTTCTCGGCGCCGGCGTCGGGATCGCGTTGGCCTGGGTGGTCGGACGGGTAGCCACGGCGGCGGATGCACCGATCCCGCTGTCGATGTTGCATGTCGATCCTCTGTCGGTCGCGCTCGGTGTAGCAGTGGGGATCGTGATGACCATGGTGGCAGCGTCTGCCCCCGGACGGGCGGCGACCAGACTGTCGCCACTCGCAGCGCTGCAACCGATGGACGCAAAGCCGGAGAGTGCGCGAATGTCACTCGGCCGCAGGGTTCTCGGCCTCGTGATGCTGGCCGCCGGAATTGCGATGACCGTGGTAGGCGTACTCGTACAGCAAGTTCCGGCAGCCACTGTGGGCGGATTACTCTCGTTCCTCGGCATCGCGGCACTGAGCACTACGATGGTGCCGGCGCTGATCAGCCGGACGGGCATCGTTCTGGCACGGCTGGCAGGTCCGGTCGGCGAGCTCGCCGCGGGCAACGCAGGCCGGAATCCGCGCCGGACCGCCGCCACAGTCACCGCTCTGTTGATCGGTGTGGCGCTGACCAGCACCTTGGTGGTGGGGATCGCGACAGTGAAATCGTCGGCCCCCGCCGCGATGGACGAGCAGTTTCCGGTGGACGTGATGGTCAGCAGCGCAGGGAACCGAGGACTTCCACCGGCGTTGGGCCCGCGGATCACGGCAACAACGGGTGTGTCGGGGGTTTCGGCGCTCGAGCGTGCCGACCTGGTCATCGATGGCCGTGGCGAACTGGAGGCCTTCGGGGTGTCGGGCAGTGCCGCGCAGTCCGTGCTGCGTACCCCGATCACCCTTCCCTCACCGGGACGGCTGGTGCTTTCTCCCGCCGGACTGCGGGACAACGGTCTGAGCCCTGGAGACACGGCGACGGTCCGAGGTGATCGCGGCGACGTCACAGTCACGGTGGTAGAGGGCCGGGACGGTCAGCCGGCTCTCCTCGATCACACCGATATGGCGGTGTCGGCATCGTCCCCGGTGATCGACGCGTACTGGATTCGTCTGTCGGAGGGCAACTCCGACGATCAGTCGCTGGCGGCGACCGACCAGGTGACGGAACTTGCCCGTGAGCTGGCGCCCGGAAGCGAAGTCCAAGGCATGATCGCGATGCGCGGGGCTATCGATTCGGTGTTCGACACCATGCTCATGGTGGTCGCGGGCCTGCTGTCGGTAGCTGTGCTGATCGCTCTCATCGGCGTCGGTAACACGATGGCACTGTCCGTCCTCGAACGGCGTCGTGAATCGGGACTGCTTCGAGCACTCGGCCTGACGAGAAAGGGAGTACGCGCAATGTTGATCTGGGAAGCTCTCCTGGTGGCCGGTGTGGCGTCCGGAATGGGCGTCGTGTTCGGTCTGGTCTTCGGAACCGCCGGAACTGCATCGGTTTTCGGTTACGACGATGTGGTGCTCAGCGGAATCCCGTGGGTGCAGCTCTTCGCCATCGTGTTGATCGGCGGGGTCTGCGGGATGATTGCGGCACTGCTTCCCGCCAGGCGTGCCGGGGCGATCTCGCCGGTATCGGCCATGGCCGGTTAA
- a CDS encoding ABC transporter ATP-binding protein: protein MTRTNTEVGTTMQAAVRASGVTKVYGTGETAVRALGGVDVDFERGAFTAIMGPSGSGKSTLMHCLAGLDTVSAGRVFLGDTEVTGLGDGELTELRRERIGFVFQAFNLLPVLSARANMMLPMRLAGSTPSPQWMAEVVAKLGLTHRLDHLPHELSGGQQQRVAVARALLPQPDVVFADEPTGNLDSHSGTEVLGLLRTCVRETSQTVVMVTHDPVAASYADRVVLIADGLIAGDILRPTVDSVIASMRALGANDLAAVRR, encoded by the coding sequence ATGACAAGGACCAACACGGAGGTGGGGACGACGATGCAGGCTGCGGTCCGCGCGAGCGGGGTAACGAAGGTATACGGCACGGGTGAGACAGCGGTGCGGGCGCTGGGCGGGGTGGACGTCGACTTCGAGCGAGGCGCATTCACCGCCATCATGGGTCCGTCGGGTTCCGGCAAGTCGACGCTGATGCACTGCCTGGCCGGACTGGACACGGTGTCGGCCGGCCGCGTGTTTCTCGGCGACACCGAGGTGACCGGGTTGGGGGATGGGGAGCTGACCGAACTGCGGCGTGAGCGGATCGGATTCGTGTTCCAGGCATTCAATCTCCTGCCGGTTCTGAGCGCGCGAGCCAACATGATGTTGCCGATGCGCCTGGCGGGCAGCACCCCGTCGCCGCAGTGGATGGCGGAAGTGGTCGCCAAGCTCGGGCTCACGCACCGGCTCGATCATCTCCCCCACGAGTTGTCGGGCGGGCAACAGCAGCGGGTGGCTGTGGCGCGCGCTCTGCTTCCGCAGCCCGACGTCGTCTTCGCCGACGAGCCGACCGGAAACCTCGATTCACACTCCGGCACAGAGGTTCTCGGGCTCCTGCGAACGTGCGTGCGGGAGACGTCGCAGACGGTGGTGATGGTGACGCACGACCCGGTTGCCGCGTCGTATGCGGACCGGGTGGTTCTCATCGCAGACGGTCTGATCGCCGGTGACATTCTCCGGCCGACCGTAGATTCCGTGATCGCGTCGATGCGTGCACTCGGCGCGAACGACCTCGCGGCGGTGCGACGATGA
- a CDS encoding response regulator: MDEHGGRIDVALIDDQQLVRAGFRLVIDSQPDLSVVVEASDGRQALTELAARRVDVVLMDVQMPRMDGIETTRQLLAAEDAPKVVVLTTFDNDEYVLSAIRAGASGFLLKDVPPEQLLDGIRTVHRGDAVIEARATRRLLQHVGPLLEDSMDRAQLPEELTRREVEVLEAMAYGLSNTEIAAQLHISETTVKTHVGRVLSKTHSRDRVQAVVFAFQVGLVRRSDLLGTED; encoded by the coding sequence ATGGACGAACACGGCGGCCGCATCGATGTTGCGCTGATCGACGACCAGCAACTGGTCCGCGCGGGATTCCGGTTGGTCATCGATTCGCAGCCGGACCTGTCGGTGGTAGTCGAGGCGTCGGACGGGCGTCAGGCGCTCACCGAACTCGCGGCACGTCGCGTCGATGTCGTCCTGATGGATGTGCAGATGCCGCGCATGGACGGCATCGAAACCACCCGCCAGCTGCTGGCCGCAGAAGATGCGCCGAAAGTGGTGGTACTCACCACGTTCGACAACGACGAATATGTCTTGTCCGCAATCCGGGCGGGGGCGAGCGGCTTTCTCCTCAAAGACGTTCCACCGGAACAGTTGCTCGACGGTATCCGGACGGTGCACCGGGGTGACGCCGTGATCGAGGCACGGGCCACTCGCCGCCTACTACAGCACGTGGGGCCGTTACTCGAGGATTCGATGGACCGCGCACAGCTTCCGGAGGAACTCACACGCCGTGAGGTGGAGGTTCTCGAGGCCATGGCGTATGGGCTGTCCAATACGGAAATTGCGGCGCAGCTCCACATATCGGAGACCACCGTGAAGACGCATGTGGGACGCGTTCTGTCGAAAACGCACTCACGAGACAGGGTGCAAGCGGTGGTGTTCGCATTCCAGGTCGGCTTGGTGCGCCGCTCGGACCTTCTCGGTACCGAGGACTGA
- a CDS encoding sensor histidine kinase: MARFPSTEQWYRWSAKHSRGIDVCVAGVVTVLSLLTAAEASVAAVVVSLGMTVPLAWRRSHTVVSGFVIAAFSVLHLVVIAHTLLLSVVAVPIALYAFAAYGPRWSSFTALGLAMVGAVGATVKYFSDSKSSEILVYNSLAFIVFVLAVWAFGDLRRVRMKELEGLAERARLLELEREQEAEIATITERTRIAREMHDIVAHSLTVVIAQADGGRYGAAQDPAAAVAALETIAATGRQALTDMRALLSVLREDRPRDFAMIPGASDIESLVADLRRSGVDVHLQIEGNPRELPPGTSLTAYRIVQESLTNVLKHAGPGAHADVEMSWTEHELVVTVVDDGRGVSAALIEPSAGGQGLIGMTERARLHGGRVTAGPKPGGGFRVRAVLPHGNT, translated from the coding sequence ATGGCCCGCTTTCCTTCGACCGAACAGTGGTACCGATGGAGCGCGAAACACAGCCGCGGAATCGACGTGTGCGTTGCCGGCGTCGTCACCGTCCTCAGTCTCCTGACCGCGGCGGAGGCGAGCGTGGCCGCGGTGGTCGTCTCCCTGGGGATGACGGTGCCGCTGGCGTGGCGTCGTTCGCACACGGTGGTGTCGGGTTTCGTCATCGCCGCGTTCTCCGTGCTGCATCTTGTCGTGATCGCACACACCCTCTTGCTGTCCGTAGTCGCGGTCCCCATCGCGCTCTACGCTTTCGCCGCCTACGGTCCGCGTTGGAGCAGTTTCACTGCGCTCGGTCTCGCCATGGTCGGGGCTGTGGGCGCGACGGTGAAGTACTTCTCCGACAGCAAGTCGTCCGAGATACTCGTGTACAACTCCCTCGCCTTCATCGTCTTCGTCCTCGCGGTGTGGGCGTTCGGTGACCTGCGCCGGGTTCGGATGAAGGAACTCGAGGGGCTGGCGGAGCGAGCTCGGCTCCTCGAACTCGAACGGGAACAGGAAGCCGAGATCGCCACCATCACCGAGCGCACGCGGATTGCCCGGGAGATGCACGATATCGTCGCCCACTCGCTGACCGTGGTCATCGCTCAGGCCGACGGTGGGCGGTACGGGGCCGCCCAGGATCCCGCAGCGGCTGTCGCTGCGCTGGAGACGATCGCCGCCACAGGCAGGCAAGCGCTGACGGATATGCGGGCCCTGCTGTCTGTGTTGCGGGAGGACCGACCCCGGGACTTCGCCATGATCCCCGGTGCGTCGGATATCGAGTCGCTCGTCGCAGACCTTCGCAGAAGTGGGGTGGACGTGCACCTGCAGATCGAAGGTAACCCGCGGGAACTGCCACCGGGAACGAGTCTGACCGCGTACCGGATCGTGCAGGAGTCGCTGACCAACGTGCTCAAGCACGCCGGACCGGGGGCGCACGCCGACGTCGAAATGAGCTGGACCGAGCACGAACTGGTTGTCACTGTCGTGGACGACGGCCGGGGCGTTTCGGCGGCACTCATCGAACCCTCCGCAGGAGGGCAGGGCTTGATCGGGATGACGGAGCGCGCACGACTTCACGGCGGCCGGGTGACGGCTGGTCCCAAACCTGGTGGCGGCTTTCGGGTCCGCGCCGTCCTCCCTCACGGAAACACCTAG